CGTTCAGGAAGCTGGTGGAGCTGAACTACGCGGGCGGTTCCCGGTACCGCTTTACGCCCCATCTGGTGACCCGCCGCGACCGGCCCCTGGGCCGCACCGGAAAGCTGCTGGCGGATCATCTGAGCCAGGCCATCACGGAGACGGTGGGGTGACCTGGACAAGAACGAATCTTGAGCCACAGATGAACACGGATGAAGGAGCGCGGGCTTTATCTGCGTTCATCCGTGTCCATCTGTGGCAAATCCTGGTTTCTTCCCTGGCCTCGGCTCGTTTCTCCTTGCGGCATTGAAACTTTTTTTGGTGATAATGAATGCCCCTGAGGTTGTCATGTTCAAAAAGGAAACGCCCCTCTTTCCCCTGCGCAAGGGCCTGCACACACGCCAGGCCCATGTCGATCTGCCCGTCGGCACCTTTGAGGAGGAGCATGCGCGCCAGGGATTTTTCGGGCGCACCACGCATCTCTACCGTCTCCACCCGGTCACGGACTGGACTCGCATCGAAGGGCCACTGCGGCCCCACAGCTACGATCTGAACAACTTGAAGCCTTCCGCCGACGAGGCGATCCGGGCTTCGATGTTCGGCTCCACCGAAGCCGCCTACGCGCCCATCTGCATCCTGCACAACAGCGATGTGGCATTGCACTGGGTGGCGCCTTCGGCCATGGATTTCTTCTACCGCAACGCCGATGGTGACGATGTCTACTACATCCACGCGGGCGGAGGAAAGCTGGAGACCACCTTCGGCGCGCTCACCTATGCCACCGGCGACTACCTGGTGATCCCCCGCGGCACCACGTACCGGTTCCTTCCCGACGATGCGGCCCAGCGCTACCTGCTCATCGAAAGCTTCAGCGAAGTCACCATCCCGGATCGCAACCAGCTCGGCCCCAACGCCATTTTCGATCCGGCCATGATCGACACCCCGGAGCTGGAGGCCTACGACGCCACGCCCAGAGAATGGGGCGTTCACATCAAGCGCGAGAATCAGATCACCAAAGTCTATTACCCGTTCAATCCGCTCGATGTCGTCGGCTGGAAGGGCGACCTCACGGTGTGGCGCATCAATGTGAAGGATATCCGGCCGGTCATCAGCGCCCGCTACCACCTGCCGCCCAGTGCCCACTCCACGTTCATCGGAACCAACTTCGTCATCTGCAGCTTCCTACCCCGGCCCTTCGAGGAGGAGGAAGGTGCCGTGCGGGTGCCCTTCTTCCACAGCAACATCGATTTCGACGAGGTGCTGTTCTACTCGGCGGGGCATTTCTTCAGCCGCGATGGCATCGGCGCGGGCATGGTGACCTGGCATCCCCAGGGCATTCACCATGGACCCCACCCCAAGGCCATCCCCCTCAGCCGCACCAAGGAGCGCACCGATGAGGTGGCGGTCATGGTGGACACCTACCGACCCCTCAAGGCCACACCCGCCGCCGGGTTGGTGGAGAACCTGAACTACTGGGCATCCTGGAAGTAATCCTTAAAAGGAGGTCATGCCATGAAATGGGTCGTCATCATCGTCCGCAGCCTGATGGGACTGTTGTTCCTCTTCGCCTCCATC
This sequence is a window from Geothrix sp. PMB-07. Protein-coding genes within it:
- a CDS encoding homogentisate 1,2-dioxygenase, whose amino-acid sequence is MFKKETPLFPLRKGLHTRQAHVDLPVGTFEEEHARQGFFGRTTHLYRLHPVTDWTRIEGPLRPHSYDLNNLKPSADEAIRASMFGSTEAAYAPICILHNSDVALHWVAPSAMDFFYRNADGDDVYYIHAGGGKLETTFGALTYATGDYLVIPRGTTYRFLPDDAAQRYLLIESFSEVTIPDRNQLGPNAIFDPAMIDTPELEAYDATPREWGVHIKRENQITKVYYPFNPLDVVGWKGDLTVWRINVKDIRPVISARYHLPPSAHSTFIGTNFVICSFLPRPFEEEEGAVRVPFFHSNIDFDEVLFYSAGHFFSRDGIGAGMVTWHPQGIHHGPHPKAIPLSRTKERTDEVAVMVDTYRPLKATPAAGLVENLNYWASWK